In one Candidatus Absconditicoccus praedator genomic region, the following are encoded:
- a CDS encoding type IV toxin-antitoxin system AbiEi family antitoxin domain-containing protein: MNSYDIMKFLDKVITSGKTVFSISDIQNITNYQNRHSVESFLYRAQKSNLLVNLRKGIWALPYYDKFELACKMRKNSYISMETVLYKEALIFQYYENTITCISDDTRTYTVDNTEFRYSKIKNSILNNSLGIKSYKNYRIATPERALCDMFYLNPLTSIENPNALNKVRLSQVMKLYPKQTILNIKKQISDVG; this comes from the coding sequence ATGAATTCTTACGACATTATGAAATTTTTGGATAAAGTTATAACTTCTGGGAAAACTGTATTTAGTATATCTGATATTCAAAATATAACCAACTATCAAAATAGACATAGTGTAGAAAGTTTTTTGTATAGAGCCCAAAAATCTAATTTGCTTGTCAATCTTCGTAAGGGGATCTGGGCTTTGCCATATTATGATAAATTTGAACTTGCTTGCAAAATGAGAAAAAACTCATATATTTCTATGGAAACTGTCTTGTACAAAGAAGCTTTGATTTTTCAATATTATGAAAATACTATTACTTGTATTTCTGATGATACCCGTACTTATACTGTAGATAATACAGAGTTTAGATACTCCAAGATAAAAAACTCTATTTTGAATAATTCATTGGGAATCAAATCTTATAAAAATTACCGTATAGCCACACCAGAGAGGGCATTGTGTGATATGTTTTACTTAAATCCTCTAACTAGTATAGAAAATCCTAATGCTTTGAACAAAGTAAGACTATCTCAAGTTATGAAATTGTACCCCAAACAAACAATTTTAAATATCAAAAAACAAATATCTGATGTTGGATAA
- a CDS encoding nucleotidyl transferase AbiEii/AbiGii toxin family protein — protein MLDKQTHEKYMKDILKVLFSSEISEKIAFKGGTLLYFLYGLDRFSIDIDLDLLDIEYESKVTDKIEYFLLSLGDIKSFLKGNTLHRWIFSYDEFAPNIKIELNKRIWKNNEYERVDFLGNSMNVMQKSSIFANKLVACYERTENRDLYDIYFFLQNNYNFNGKIISERTGLSSQDFLKNLIDSIPKRYNKSHILHKLGEVVNQKQKYWIKENLINQVVEDLKKLV, from the coding sequence ATGTTGGATAAACAAACACATGAAAAATATATGAAAGATATTTTGAAAGTACTCTTTAGCTCAGAAATTTCTGAGAAAATAGCTTTTAAATGATGAACATTGCTGTATTTTTTGTATTGATTGGATAGATTTTCTATAGATATAGATTTGGATTTACTTGATATTGAATATGAATCAAAAGTTACAGACAAAATAGAATATTTTCTTTTGAGTTTGTGAGATATCAAAAGCTTTTTGAAATGAAATACTTTGCATCGCTGGATATTCAGCTATGATGAATTTGCTCCCAATATTAAAATAGAATTGAACAAAAGGATTTGGAAAAATAATGAATATGAAAGAGTAGATTTTTTGTGAAACAGTATGAATGTTATGCAAAAATCAAGTATATTCGCTAATAAGCTGGTTGCCTGCTATGAAAGAACTGAAAATAGAGATTTGTATGATATATATTTCTTCCTCCAAAATAACTATAACTTCAACGGTAAAATAATATCTGAAAGAACTGGACTGAGTAGTCAAGATTTTTTGAAAAATTTGATAGACTCTATTCCCAAAAGATATAATAAATCTCATATATTGCATAAGCTATGAGAAGTAGTAAATCAGAAACAAAAATACTGGATAAAAGAAAATTTGATAAATCAAGTTGTTGAAGACTTAAAAAAATTAGTATAA